Proteins encoded in a region of the Mesoflavibacter profundi genome:
- the sov gene encoding T9SS outer membrane translocon Sov/SprA yields MNTNQHSFYKSALSNLLTTFFFLFSIVIVAQETPETVTDSTKTGYSLGQMQMPNPNSIVSKYTYDPVTDRYIYTESVGQFNINYPVILTPQEYQSIVDQENMQSYYKEKIDAYDGKKENSEEAQKNLLPEFYVNSGFFESIFGGNTIEFIPQGSVEMDLGVLFTKQDNPSFSPRNRRNFTFDFDQRISLSMLGKVGTRLQVNANYDTQSTFDFQNLIKLEYTPTEDDIIQKIEVGNVNMPINSSLISGAQSLFGVKTQLKFGNTTITGVFSDQRSDTRSVVAQGGGTLDEFEFFIRDYDENRHFFLSHYFRDNYDKALENYPFINNNIQITRIEVWVTNRSNSTENVRNIVAFQDLAETSKIGNTGVAVYQGPNAYPDNGNNGLDPTIIGQATSQLTNAVRDIATVQNGITIPGFNEGFDYAKQENTRKLIEGQEYTLNTQLGYISLNQRLNNDEVLAVAYQYTVGGQVFQVGEFANDGLEATDVNTNSQGQVTSVTNNALILKLLKSSITSVSQPIWDLMMKNIYDTGAYQLTQEDFKLNIFYNESAPLNYITPVDGTSFPLFDPDNNPSTENVPIPETTLLRLFNFDRLNFNNDPQANGDGFFDFVPNITVIPQNGKIVFTKVEPFGRYLFDILDDDGNQADNAADYEDETYTNPNQEKYVYDLLYKATKTAALDESQKNKFLIKGRYKSSGGDGIPIGGFNVPRGSVRVQAGGRVLVEGVDYTVNYQLGRVYILDESLKASNTPIQVSTENNSIFGQQTKRFTGINVEHRFSDNFVVGATYLNLNERPITQKANYGTEPINNTILGFNGNYSTEVPFFTRLVNKLPNIDTDAPSNLSVRGDFAYLLPGAPKGTSFNGEATSYIDDFEGTQNGIDLKSPQSWTLSSRPLNLNNVTTFDGVGIENGYGRAQLNWYTIDPIFYGSQRPTGISDDDMSSLYTSRVFVNELFPEQDIAQGQTTVINTLDLAYYPEERGPYNFEPGSENGNTVNPQNSWAGITRQITSTDFEQSNVEYIEFWLQDPFQENPSNPGGKLFINLGSISEDILKDGRKQYENGLPQDGNISLLPQTDYQSVVPQNQALIYAFDTTGQERTNQDVGLDGYDDAEEAINFPSAFSSLEDPAKDNYSYYLNTEGGIFDRYKLYNGVDGNSPDIFSDTNRGSTTQPDVEDVNRDNTMNTIDSYYQYELDITPATLNIDNQYIVDTKNVTDNNNPRVLPNGDTAYPRWYQFRIPVSAGEAINGITDLRSIRFTRMFLNQFQEQTVLRFGTLDLVRSDWRRFKLALDGGPTDPNFEDTDFSVGAVSTQENDGSYVSPPSVVPEQLNNNNTIVRQNEQSLVVKVCDLEAKDARAVFKNISVDMRQFKKLRMFMHARQGETPGLSDNELVGFIRMGNDLTENYYQIEIPLEVYNGGGSAEDYWPSVNEINLKLEVLQRIKSLGISNQTLTNGDPSFYDVVGDDLIEVPLANQFEGYVAGQHRVAIKGNPNFGDIRTLMVGVKNATNNDLCGDVWFNELRLSDMDNEGGWAAVMSVDTNLADFANVSATGRMSTSGFGDINQGPSERSLEDVKQYDVVTNVNVGQLLPKKWGLQIPFNYGQGVEVVTPKYDQQYEDLELQTRIDEAADQEEQDKILEQSEEYTKRKSINFIGVKKNRTGESKPRFYDVENLTLNYSYNKTEHRDFEIQNSVDKQVRAGVNYAYNFEPKIIEPFKKNDSLFTGKYWQILKDFNVNLLPASFTVNTDLNRQYNRQKFRDVDLGGANIGLEELYRRNYTFDYQYNVNWNLTKSLQFNLSASNNNIVRNYFKDNIVNGEPDPLLDVWDGFFDFGDPNRQQQQIGINYEIPFSKIPTLNFIKATYSYSGLYQWQKGSDLFGEIYYEADDSYYDLGNSISNGNTHNINSTLDMNKLYKYLGIAKKRNVRRGNKVSRVSRNSAPPSKNQENPAKPVAKKGDGFASKLGNFGIGLLTSVKRIQAVYSETNGTYLPGYLQTPGFLGTSKPTLGYTLGSQRDVRDLAARNGWLTLFPEFNQQYTTNQTKQLDLSANLEPINDLKIDLVGFRTYAENYTENYRIENDQYVSLTPNTYGNFSISTFTLPTAFSKSDEVSSEAFNAFRTNRIQIAKRLASQQGINVNDPANLDEEGYPKGFGKTSQQVLLPAFVSAYTGKSPDKTPLGALRDVPIPNWDLKYTGFMKMNWFKKRFKRFSLTHGYRSTYTVQQFRTNLDYSPIDYTLDYDSQPNQSLDQAGNFKSKNLLSGVTLTEMFSPLFRFDMEMKNSVRVLLEMKKDRLLSLSFDNNLMTEIAGNEYVVGLGYRLKDVRIKSKLAGPRRSIVSDLIMSADVSVRDNKTIIRYLDVDNNQITNGQTIWGLKYNAEYAFSRNLTGIFYFDYTFSEYAISTAFPQTTIRSGLTLRYNFGN; encoded by the coding sequence CTCAAAAAAATTTATTGCCTGAATTTTATGTCAACTCAGGTTTTTTTGAAAGTATATTTGGCGGTAATACAATAGAATTTATCCCTCAAGGATCTGTAGAGATGGATTTAGGTGTTTTATTTACAAAGCAAGATAATCCATCATTTTCACCTCGTAATAGAAGAAACTTTACCTTCGATTTTGACCAACGTATAAGTCTAAGTATGTTAGGTAAAGTAGGTACAAGATTGCAAGTAAATGCTAATTACGATACACAATCTACTTTTGATTTTCAAAACTTAATAAAATTAGAATATACACCTACAGAAGATGATATAATTCAAAAAATAGAAGTAGGTAATGTAAACATGCCAATTAACAGCTCTTTAATTTCTGGAGCACAAAGTTTATTTGGTGTAAAAACCCAATTAAAATTTGGTAACACAACAATTACTGGTGTATTCTCTGACCAAAGATCAGACACAAGATCTGTTGTTGCACAAGGTGGAGGAACTTTAGACGAATTTGAGTTTTTTATTAGAGATTATGATGAAAATAGGCACTTTTTCTTATCGCATTATTTTAGAGATAATTATGATAAAGCGTTAGAAAATTACCCGTTTATCAATAATAATATTCAAATAACTAGAATAGAAGTTTGGGTTACAAACAGAAGTAATTCTACAGAAAATGTAAGAAATATTGTAGCATTCCAAGATTTAGCCGAAACTTCTAAAATAGGAAATACAGGTGTTGCTGTTTATCAAGGTCCAAATGCATATCCAGACAACGGTAATAACGGTTTAGATCCAACAATAATTGGTCAAGCAACATCTCAACTTACAAACGCAGTAAGAGACATTGCTACTGTACAAAACGGTATAACAATTCCAGGATTTAATGAAGGGTTTGATTATGCAAAACAAGAAAATACTAGAAAATTAATAGAAGGACAAGAATATACGTTAAATACTCAATTAGGGTATATTTCTTTAAATCAAAGGTTAAATAATGACGAAGTATTAGCAGTAGCTTACCAATATACGGTTGGCGGACAAGTTTTTCAAGTAGGAGAATTTGCTAACGATGGATTAGAAGCAACAGATGTAAATACAAATTCTCAAGGACAAGTAACCAGTGTAACAAACAATGCATTAATATTAAAATTACTTAAAAGTAGTATAACTAGTGTATCGCAACCTATTTGGGATTTAATGATGAAAAACATCTACGATACTGGTGCATATCAATTAACACAAGAAGATTTTAAATTAAATATATTTTATAACGAATCTGCTCCGTTAAACTACATTACACCAGTAGATGGAACATCGTTTCCGTTATTCGATCCAGATAATAATCCGTCTACAGAAAATGTTCCAATTCCAGAAACAACATTACTAAGATTATTCAATTTTGATCGATTAAATTTTAACAACGATCCACAAGCAAACGGAGATGGTTTCTTCGATTTTGTGCCAAATATTACAGTAATACCTCAAAATGGTAAAATCGTATTTACAAAAGTAGAACCATTTGGTCGTTATTTATTTGATATTTTAGACGATGATGGTAATCAGGCAGATAACGCAGCAGATTATGAAGATGAAACCTACACCAACCCAAACCAAGAAAAATACGTTTACGATTTATTATATAAGGCTACAAAAACAGCAGCTTTAGACGAGTCTCAAAAAAATAAATTCTTAATAAAAGGTCGCTATAAATCGTCTGGAGGAGACGGAATACCAATTGGCGGATTTAATGTTCCAAGAGGATCAGTAAGAGTACAAGCAGGAGGAAGAGTTTTAGTAGAAGGTGTAGATTATACCGTAAATTATCAATTAGGACGTGTATATATTTTAGATGAAAGTTTAAAAGCATCTAACACTCCAATACAAGTTTCAACAGAAAACAACTCGATATTTGGTCAGCAAACAAAACGATTTACAGGTATAAATGTAGAACATCGTTTTAGTGATAATTTTGTAGTTGGAGCAACATATTTAAATTTAAATGAGCGTCCAATAACACAAAAAGCCAATTATGGTACAGAGCCAATAAATAATACAATATTAGGCTTTAACGGAAACTACTCTACAGAAGTACCATTTTTTACAAGATTAGTAAATAAACTTCCAAATATAGATACAGATGCACCATCTAATTTATCTGTAAGAGGTGATTTTGCCTATTTATTACCAGGAGCACCAAAAGGAACAAGTTTTAATGGTGAAGCTACATCTTATATAGACGATTTTGAAGGTACACAAAACGGAATTGATTTAAAATCACCGCAATCTTGGACATTATCAAGTAGACCATTAAATTTAAATAATGTCACGACGTTTGATGGAGTTGGAATAGAAAACGGCTATGGTAGAGCGCAATTAAACTGGTATACTATAGATCCAATTTTTTACGGTAGCCAAAGACCAACAGGGATATCAGACGATGATATGTCAAGTCTTTACACAAGTCGTGTATTTGTAAACGAATTATTTCCAGAGCAAGATATAGCGCAAGGACAAACTACGGTTATAAACACATTAGATTTAGCCTATTATCCAGAAGAAAGAGGTCCTTATAATTTCGAACCAGGATCTGAAAACGGAAATACAGTTAATCCCCAAAATAGTTGGGCAGGAATAACACGACAAATCACTTCTACAGATTTTGAACAATCTAATGTAGAATATATCGAGTTTTGGCTTCAAGATCCATTTCAAGAAAACCCATCAAATCCTGGAGGAAAACTGTTTATAAACTTAGGAAGTATATCAGAAGATATTTTAAAAGATGGTCGTAAACAATACGAAAACGGATTACCACAAGATGGTAATATAAGTTTATTACCTCAAACAGATTATCAATCTGTAGTGCCTCAAAATCAAGCATTAATTTATGCGTTTGATACAACAGGACAAGAGCGTACTAACCAAGATGTTGGGTTAGATGGTTATGACGATGCAGAAGAGGCTATTAATTTTCCATCTGCATTCTCAAGTTTAGAAGATCCAGCAAAAGATAATTATTCATATTATTTAAATACTGAAGGTGGTATTTTTGATAGATATAAACTATACAATGGTGTAGATGGTAACTCACCAGATATTTTTAGTGACACCAATAGAGGATCTACAACTCAACCAGATGTAGAAGATGTGAACAGAGATAATACTATGAATACAATAGATAGTTATTATCAATACGAGTTAGATATCACACCAGCAACTTTAAACATAGATAACCAATACATCGTAGATACCAAAAACGTAACAGATAATAACAATCCACGTGTGTTACCAAATGGTGATACAGCTTATCCAAGATGGTATCAATTTAGAATTCCTGTAAGTGCAGGAGAAGCAATTAACGGAATTACAGATTTAAGATCAATTAGGTTTACTAGAATGTTTTTAAATCAATTCCAAGAACAAACTGTATTACGATTTGGAACTTTAGATTTAGTAAGAAGTGATTGGAGACGATTTAAATTAGCTTTAGATGGCGGACCAACAGATCCAAACTTTGAAGATACAGATTTTAGTGTTGGAGCAGTTAGTACACAAGAAAACGATGGAAGTTATGTGTCGCCACCAAGCGTAGTACCAGAACAATTAAATAACAACAATACAATTGTAAGACAAAACGAACAATCTCTAGTTGTAAAAGTCTGTGATCTAGAAGCAAAAGATGCAAGAGCAGTATTCAAAAACATATCAGTAGACATGCGTCAATTTAAAAAACTGAGAATGTTTATGCATGCTAGACAAGGTGAAACTCCAGGATTGTCCGATAATGAATTAGTTGGTTTTATAAGAATGGGTAATGATTTAACCGAAAATTATTACCAAATAGAAATTCCTCTTGAAGTCTACAATGGTGGTGGATCTGCAGAAGATTATTGGCCTTCAGTAAATGAAATTAACTTAAAACTAGAAGTTTTACAGCGTATAAAATCTCTAGGAATTAGTAACCAAACTTTAACTAACGGCGATCCTAGTTTTTATGATGTAGTTGGTGATGATTTAATAGAAGTGCCTTTAGCAAACCAATTTGAAGGTTATGTTGCAGGTCAACATCGTGTAGCCATAAAAGGTAATCCTAATTTTGGAGATATTAGAACACTTATGGTTGGTGTTAAAAATGCTACAAATAACGATTTATGTGGTGATGTATGGTTTAACGAGCTTAGACTGTCTGACATGGATAACGAAGGTGGTTGGGCAGCAGTAATGAGTGTAGACACCAACTTAGCAGATTTTGCAAATGTAAGTGCAACAGGAAGAATGAGTACTTCTGGATTTGGAGATATTAATCAAGGTCCAAGTGAAAGAAGTCTTGAAGATGTTAAACAATACGATGTTGTAACAAATGTAAATGTAGGACAGCTTTTACCAAAAAAATGGGGATTACAAATACCATTTAATTATGGTCAAGGTGTAGAAGTAGTAACACCTAAATACGATCAGCAATACGAAGATTTAGAACTTCAAACAAGAATAGATGAAGCAGCAGATCAAGAAGAACAAGATAAGATTCTAGAACAATCTGAAGAATATACAAAACGTAAAAGCATAAACTTTATAGGTGTAAAGAAAAATAGAACAGGCGAAAGTAAACCTCGTTTTTACGATGTAGAAAATTTAACACTAAACTATTCTTATAATAAAACTGAACATAGAGATTTCGAAATTCAAAATTCTGTAGACAAACAAGTAAGAGCAGGTGTTAATTATGCATATAATTTCGAGCCAAAAATAATTGAGCCTTTTAAGAAAAACGATTCTTTATTTACAGGTAAATATTGGCAAATTTTAAAAGATTTTAATGTAAACTTATTACCAGCAAGTTTTACTGTAAATACAGATTTAAATAGACAATATAATAGACAAAAGTTTAGAGATGTAGATTTAGGAGGCGCAAATATTGGGTTAGAAGAATTGTACAGACGTAATTACACTTTCGATTACCAGTATAACGTTAACTGGAATCTAACAAAATCATTACAATTCAATTTATCTGCATCAAATAATAACATTGTCAGAAACTATTTCAAGGATAACATAGTTAACGGAGAACCAGATCCATTATTAGATGTTTGGGACGGATTTTTTGATTTTGGTGACCCAAATAGACAACAACAACAAATAGGAATTAATTATGAAATTCCGTTTAGCAAAATTCCAACACTTAATTTTATAAAAGCAACCTATAGCTATTCTGGATTATACCAGTGGCAAAAAGGCTCTGATTTGTTTGGAGAAATTTATTATGAAGCAGATGATAGTTATTACGATTTAGGTAATTCTATTTCAAACGGTAATACACATAATATAAATTCAACTTTAGACATGAATAAGTTGTATAAATATTTAGGTATTGCTAAAAAACGAAATGTACGAAGAGGTAACAAAGTTAGTCGTGTAAGTCGTAACTCAGCTCCACCAAGTAAAAACCAAGAAAACCCAGCAAAACCAGTTGCTAAAAAAGGTGATGGATTTGCATCTAAACTTGGTAATTTTGGAATTGGTTTATTAACTTCAGTTAAAAGAATTCAAGCTGTTTATAGCGAAACAAATGGTACATATTTACCAGGTTATTTACAAACACCAGGCTTTTTAGGAACATCAAAACCTACGTTAGGATATACATTAGGAAGTCAAAGAGATGTTAGAGATCTAGCAGCAAGAAACGGTTGGTTAACATTGTTCCCAGAATTCAACCAGCAATACACGACAAACCAAACTAAACAATTAGATTTATCTGCTAATTTAGAGCCAATAAATGATCTAAAAATAGATTTAGTAGGATTTAGAACTTATGCAGAAAATTATACCGAAAACTATAGAATAGAAAATGATCAATACGTATCATTAACACCAAATACTTACGGTAACTTTAGTATTTCTACGTTTACACTACCAACTGCGTTTTCTAAAAGTGACGAGGTTAGCTCGGAAGCATTTAATGCATTTAGAACCAATAGAATCCAAATCGCAAAACGACTAGCTTCACAACAAGGAATAAACGTAAATGATCCAGCAAATTTAGATGAAGAAGGTTATCCAAAAGGATTTGGAAAAACAAGTCAGCAAGTATTATTACCAGCTTTTGTAAGTGCTTATACAGGAAAAAGTCCAGATAAAACACCATTAGGAGCATTAAGAGATGTACCAATTCCTAATTGGGATTTAAAGTACACTGGATTTATGAAGATGAATTGGTTTAAAAAACGATTTAAAAGATTCTCTTTGACACACGGTTATAGATCTACGTATACAGTACAACAATTTAGAACAAACTTAGATTATTCGCCAATAGATTACACTTTAGATTACGATTCACAACCAAACCAATCGTTAGATCAAGCAGGTAACTTTAAATCAAAAAACTTACTTAGTGGTGTAACGTTAACAGAAATGTTTAGCCCATTATTTAGGTTTGATATGGAGATGAAAAATTCTGTTAGAGTATTATTAGAAATGAAAAAAGACAGGTTGTTATCATTAAGTTTTGATAATAATCTAATGACAGAAATTGCAGGCAACGAATATGTAGTAGGATTAGGATATCGATTAAAAGACGTTAGAATAAAATCTAAATTAGCAGGTCCAAGACGATCAATAGTTTCAGATTTAATAATGTCTGCAGACGTATCTGTAAGAGATAATAAAACAATAATAAGATATCTAGATGTAGATAATAACCAAATCACTAACGGACAAACTATTTGGGGATTAAAGTATAATGCAGAATATGCATTTAGTCGTAACTTAACAGGAATATTTTATTTTGATTATACATTCTCAGAGTACGCGATATCTACAGCATTTCCGCAAACTACGATACGATCAGGATTAACATTACGATATAATTTCGGAAATTAA
- a CDS encoding VanZ family protein has product MHKLLAFASIPYTILLTVLSLLPQVGPSNMPSNSDKVFHTIAYFIFTIVWYLFFTYKNKISTKKAIIITVIYAIVFGIIIEILQHTLTQYRQADINDVIANTLGAILAVLIIKLVLKINVKYN; this is encoded by the coding sequence GTGCATAAATTATTAGCTTTTGCTAGCATACCGTATACCATTTTGTTAACAGTATTAAGCCTGTTACCTCAAGTTGGTCCTTCAAACATGCCTAGTAATAGTGACAAAGTATTTCATACAATAGCTTACTTTATATTTACCATAGTTTGGTATTTATTTTTTACTTATAAAAATAAGATAAGTACAAAAAAAGCAATAATTATAACAGTAATTTATGCTATAGTATTTGGCATAATAATTGAAATATTACAACACACATTAACACAATATCGCCAAGCAGATATTAACGATGTTATAGCCAATACATTAGGCGCAATATTAGCGGTGTTAATAATAAAATTAGTATTAAAGATTAACGTTAAATATAATTAA
- the gcvH gene encoding glycine cleavage system protein GcvH produces MNIPAELKYTKDHEWIKVDGDQITVGITDFAQSELGDIVYVEVETLDEILEAEEVFGTVEAVKTVSDLFLPVAGEIIEFNETLEDEPEKVNTDPYGDGWMIKVKVSNVSDLDSLLSAEDYKAIIGA; encoded by the coding sequence ATGAATATCCCAGCAGAATTAAAATATACAAAAGACCACGAGTGGATTAAAGTAGATGGCGATCAAATAACAGTAGGAATTACAGACTTTGCACAAAGTGAGTTAGGAGACATCGTATACGTAGAAGTAGAAACTTTAGATGAAATCTTAGAAGCAGAAGAAGTTTTTGGTACTGTAGAAGCTGTAAAAACAGTGTCAGATTTATTTTTACCAGTTGCAGGAGAAATAATAGAGTTTAATGAAACTTTAGAAGACGAGCCAGAAAAGGTAAATACAGATCCTTACGGTGATGGTTGGATGATTAAAGTAAAAGTATCAAACGTTTCAGATCTTGATAGCTTATTATCTGCAGAAGATTACAAAGCAATTATTGGTGCATAA
- a CDS encoding energy transducer TonB: MEKFKNNKILDRQTEKNVLKSQKHDVNLQKNTVLYFQIGLILCLLGVYGALEMKFETTSHPDIVMDEDVQFEEFSLDKLNFTIEEPQKVEQTQKVELPKELIDIVEVPDDTPDKLITDNIVTDTNPKPQKNINPNDFFVEKPIEDIPEIVNVNFVEQVPIYPGCENQTTNLERKKCLSEQLSKLVRKKFDTGLGTELGLKEGVQKIYVNFKIDTNGKAHVLKTRAAHPKLEEEAKKVVGQIPTMQPGKQGNNNVSVLYTLPIAFQVKY; encoded by the coding sequence ATGGAAAAATTTAAAAACAACAAGATTCTCGATCGCCAAACAGAGAAAAATGTGTTAAAGTCGCAAAAACATGATGTAAATTTACAAAAAAACACCGTCTTATATTTTCAAATAGGGCTAATATTGTGTTTGCTTGGTGTATATGGCGCTTTAGAAATGAAGTTTGAAACAACATCTCATCCAGATATTGTGATGGATGAAGATGTGCAGTTTGAAGAGTTTTCTTTAGATAAGTTAAACTTTACAATTGAAGAACCTCAAAAAGTAGAACAAACTCAAAAAGTAGAGTTGCCCAAAGAGCTAATCGATATTGTTGAGGTACCAGATGATACACCAGACAAATTGATAACAGACAATATTGTTACTGATACTAATCCTAAACCACAAAAAAACATTAATCCTAACGACTTTTTTGTAGAAAAGCCTATAGAAGATATACCGGAAATAGTAAATGTTAATTTTGTAGAGCAAGTACCTATTTATCCTGGTTGCGAAAATCAAACTACAAATCTTGAGCGTAAAAAATGCTTATCAGAGCAGCTCTCTAAGTTAGTGAGAAAAAAGTTTGATACAGGTTTAGGGACAGAATTAGGATTAAAAGAAGGTGTTCAAAAAATATATGTAAACTTTAAGATAGATACTAATGGTAAGGCGCACGTATTAAAAACTAGAGCAGCACATCCTAAGTTAGAAGAAGAAGCAAAAAAAGTAGTTGGTCAAATACCAACAATGCAACCTGGTAAACAAGGAAATAATAATGTGTCAGTTTTATATACCTTGCCTATTGCTTTTCAGGTTAAGTATTAA
- a CDS encoding energy transducer TonB, with the protein MEPKKNPEANVGRNSSLYLAVGLALMMFLAYTAINYKTYDKEVIDIGQLNLEDEIEEEIPITEIQNTPPPPPPPPAAPEVIEVVEDEEEVEETVIESTETTQEEVIVEVEEVEVEEVEEVIEDVPFSIIENVPVFPGCESGNNDAKRKCMSDKINKFVQRNFNTDLAQDLGLDSGIKRIFVSFKVDTQGNIVGIRSRAPHPKLEQEAARVINKLPKMKPGKQRGKPVNVPYSLPITFKVE; encoded by the coding sequence ATGGAACCAAAGAAAAATCCAGAAGCAAATGTAGGACGTAACAGTAGTCTTTACTTAGCAGTTGGTCTAGCATTAATGATGTTTTTAGCATACACAGCTATTAACTACAAGACTTACGATAAAGAAGTAATTGACATAGGTCAACTAAATCTAGAAGACGAAATTGAAGAAGAAATTCCAATTACTGAAATCCAAAATACGCCTCCGCCACCACCGCCACCACCAGCAGCTCCAGAAGTAATTGAAGTTGTAGAAGATGAGGAAGAAGTGGAAGAGACAGTTATAGAATCTACAGAAACTACACAAGAAGAAGTAATCGTAGAAGTAGAAGAAGTAGAAGTAGAAGAAGTAGAAGAAGTTATAGAAGACGTACCATTCTCAATTATCGAAAACGTACCAGTATTTCCAGGTTGTGAAAGCGGTAATAACGATGCAAAAAGAAAATGTATGTCAGATAAGATTAACAAATTTGTACAACGTAACTTTAATACAGATTTAGCACAAGATTTAGGGTTAGACTCTGGTATAAAAAGAATATTTGTATCATTTAAGGTAGATACTCAAGGTAATATTGTTGGAATTAGATCTAGAGCTCCGCATCCTAAATTAGAGCAAGAAGCAGCTAGAGTAATTAATAAATTACCAAAGATGAAACCAGGAAAACAAAGAGGTAAGCCAGTAAATGTACCATATTCTTTACCAATTACTTTTAAAGTAGAATAA